The genomic DNA CTGCCcgtgccagtgctgctccctgggacacACAGCCAagagggctctgctgccacattCCTTTCCAAGCTGCTGACTTCTGCTGTCATCAGCTCAGGCCCCTTTCCTTCCAAGGGGATCTGAGACAAGATGTGGTGATAAGCAAATAATGGGTAAATATGTGCCTATGGAAAGACTGATACATCGCTAAAGGCACATTCTTTCCctaaaaaagtttttttctaacagtggctgcccagggatggcAGTGGGTGACACGAGCTTTGCATTTACAATCCCTAAGTACCACTGACTGCTCGGAGCTGAGAGGCCCCATCTATCAAATGTAGCATCATTATGGACTGAGCTGCTTGGAGGATTATTTAAACACAACCTGCTGTTGGAGCACAGGAGGGAGGTGGAGGCTCATCAGAGATGACAGAATTATACACAAAGTCATGTGGCAAGAGAGGACTGAGCCTGGACAATCAGCCAACATGGGACAGCACGTTCACAGTTgcttccagcccctctggaatAAGAACAAAGACAGAATTTCTTCCCTGGGATTTTTCAGAGCCATGTTTCCCTAAGGGATTTACTGCAGTGTGCGCCCTGGATGGCAAGGAAATCTTACAGGCCTGTGGTGAGTGCTGAGGCACAGGACCAGACCTAAATCTAGCTCAAATCCAGGAAAGATAAAGCAGAACTCTGGGTTTATTTCTGTTATATGGATTGTGAACTCCATTGCACAAAGAGCCACACGGTCAGCGCTCTGGCCCTAAGGGGTCTCTGCCTTGATGGAAGTTGGAATGGGAAAGGGAGATGAAGGGGGATGCTTTGGTGATGGAACCAAGTCAGTGGGATGAAGGAGGTGTTCCAGGGCATTGGATCTTGTGGCATCTCACAGGTGGGCAGGCAGCAGATAAAAGCCTGAAGGAAGGATTCGAATGAGTCCAAGAAAGGCATGATTTAGACACATCTTCAATTTTCCCCAACTATTTTCCATATTAAAGATTAATGTCAGAAAAGCGGCGTAAACTCTCACTCgagggaagcagcagtgccaggatgGGAAAGGATGCAGCAAGACATATGAGGGATGAAAACTGAGACAAGCACTCATCTCTGGGTAGATTTATTTCAGCACTAGGTAAAATCAATCTTTTTGAGGCTACAAAATAGCCCTGTCCTCCATATGTAGTCAGATTTTATCAGATCATCCAGGTAATAAATCAAAACAGGAAATTCCTTGTGATTTACatagaaataaacatttaacaGCTCCTCTCAGTAATTAGGCAGCTTTCAGACCTGCAACCGTACACAAAATCCAGTGGCCCAAATCTTCATCTGTTGAGAATTAAGAATGTACCCTGTGTTTTAATGAGGCAGCTTTGGTTTATGCAAAAGCATGGATCTTGTTTAGCTAGCCTGGGCTTAAGTGATTTAGGAACATGGTGAAAAGGTCCCTATGAATCCCAAGACGGAGAAACTTCTAATACTTGGACATCGTATAATTAAGTATGAGATCACAGACAGATCTACCTTGTTTGaaaatttcagcctttttttatGCCCAACACCTTTTTTAATCCACATTTTGAATGCTCACTCTGAGTCCCTATGCTgggttggggttgggtttttcctttctaaacACTCAGAATTTTCCAGTTTATCTTCAACTCAGCTGTGCTAAAAGCTTCAGGCTGTCCCAGTCTTAAAAGACAGTGGAATGAGTCCAGCTTTGAGTTTAATAGACAACATTTAACAACTCCTGCCTTTGCGTGGGTCTTCTTTCTTATCCAAGCAGAAGTTGAACCCTTGCTAAAATCTAAGGGATGATTCATCAAAACAACccttttcacttctttctgggcaagtaaataataatttcaagGCCTGGAGCACCTCAGAGAAGTTCCTCCACTCCTGGTCCAGCTGCCTGCATGGTCTGGCAGCACTGAGCTGAGCAATTACCACCCGCACTTCATCCAATGCCATCAGACACACAAACAATTGGATTTGGGCCTTTTGATGAGATATTTGTAATGAAAACACAGTTGCTGCCCAAAGTCAGGATTCAAGGCTctgattttaacattttttagcTCAGAAAGAGCTGAGCAACTGTGGATTTCCTGGAGCTCTCTAGGGACCCTCCCTTGCTAATGAGTATAATTAACAGCGCAGAAAGCACAGGATCTGGTTTCTGGGTGCTACCTGGGCAGAGTCAGGCACAAACCTTACTCAGAAGGATTAAAATCCAAATGAATAAGAGAAAGGAGACAAAAGCATTATTTCCTCTATGTCACAGATAAAGATACACCAAAAATGGATCTGCCAAAGATCAAAGATGGAACAAGGAGCTCATCCAGGACTTTGTTCCTTCCTTATGTAACTCAGAGACCTCAGAAAATCATGTTGGGTGGGACAACACTTTTGGGTTGGAATAGATGACTTTAAGCGTCCCTTACAACTCAAACCATTCAGTGACACTGTGAACACCAGGGGACAGTTCATCCTTTCTCAGTAGAGGATGAAAGCTGAGTAAAACCCTGTGACAGATTCTTGCCTAATATGTTCTTAGAAAATGCCAGTGGCGGATGCTCAGAACCCCCAGGGACAGGCTTTCATCTGTCTTTGGAGGTGCAAAGTTTGGGATGAAACAGCtcctccttttgttttctagaCTTGCATCCCTCTCACTGCTTTCCCCCAAACTTTGATTAATCCAAAACTTTTAAACTGGACACAGACAACTCCAGACAATGTCTTGCCAGAGCCAAGCACAAAGATTGCTTCACCAAGGTTGATGTGACACTAATCCTGCCCTGCCCATTCTTTCCTGCGGACACTGCGCCATGTTTATTGACCCTCTGGACCTTGGGCTCTTGGTGCTCTCCAGGTGTATGAGCTCTTCACTGcaataaattcatttttctctgaggattttaggaaaaaatcagCTGTCACTTTCTTCTGCTTCCATCCACTCTAGAGAGGTGCCCCCTAACAAGGGTATTACTCACAGATGAGCTGCTATTTTGACTATATTAATGACTAAAGCCatgaatataaatttatttatttccatggtGCATTTAAGAGCCTGGAACAAGCTACCAGCATGGCAAGGTCTACGTACCAGTAGAAACAAAACCCAGGGTGGGATTCAgctgccttccctccccccaGTCATTTAGACTCATTTCCCAATGGATCGATGGAAACAGAGTTGCCTCATCTGAAGACAGGCATCTAAAATAAACCTGCTGAATCACAGCCTTTAAGGGTCTTTAGTAATGAAAGATTCCCTTCATCCATTTAGAGTTTACTCTCTCCCAGTACCCTTTGTTactcagggaaggaggagacCTCCAAGCAGTCTCCAAAAACTAGTGTAACACCTTCTCTAGATGTACAACAGAACAGGGACCACACGTGCCAAGAAAACTgaggagaaacagcagctgagcaTTTAAAAGTCACCTCATTTTTGCAGTTTGCAAAATTAGTttgaattcttttctttttttttttttttttttttttgccccctcACTTTGCAGTTTCCTctcatggggttttttactcCCAAACAGACAGCAAATGATGGTGTAGCTGGAGCTGCCTCAAGGGTCACTACACTGTCCCAAACTCTTTGCCCAACCTGCACAAACTGCACattcctgggagctgctttttaaattttccctcCAGTAGCAATGACTATCCCAGCAGCAAGCAGGCACTCTGAATTTGTTGGAAGAGTGATCAGGGCTGCTGACAAGCCCAGATCTGCTTTCAGTACTCTCCTGGGGGAATCTGAGCATCACTCAAATTTGCCTCTGTCCATGAAACTCTTGAACCCAAAATCCCCAACTTTCCCTCTCAAAGTACTGCccaagaggaggaggtggagagtCTGTCATGCAAGAACAGGCAATGCTTCCTTGTGGCTACAGCGTTTGCTGGCCTTTGGCTGTGAAATCCCACTCTGTGTCTGCTTCACTTCAGGACATCACTTTTGTATCTGTTCTTCATCAGGGACTtccatcaatttttttttaaatgaaattaagagCCACGTGAAAAATCAACCTCCCTTCAACATCACATTCTCctggaggaatttcttccttaaacCTCCATCTCCAGTCAGTTGTGCTTTGTCCCACCATGCAGAATTCACGAGCAGTGTGTCCTGCCTTCATCTCCTTGTTCCGTTTGTCCTGCAGgaaattctctttttaatatCCAAAAAATTACGTGTTACCTTATAAACAGGAGCTTGTTTTCTGCCTTCCACTCTCTGGTCTCTGCAGGAACTGAGAGtttgagtggaaaaaaaaaaaaagaaaaaagaaaagaagatttaaAGCCACACTTGAGAGTGCTCTTTCTTTCTGGGCAATACGGGAGTGGCAGGGAATTACGGTAATGgcaaggctgctgctgctctgctgcatcaGCAGGGCAGCAaagttcctgctgctccttcccggTGTGGAGCTGAGCTCTGAACGGGGCACGGATCCCTCCAGAGAACCTGGAGCCAGCCCCTCACAGCCGCGGGATACAGGGAATCAGcccccctgccagctgctgaaATACCAGTGGGGAAATAAAGGGAGGAAAGCAGAGGATTTCTAGGCGCAGAATCCCATCCCTGCGTGAAGAAACGAGCCTGCTGTGCTGAGAATCTCCTTCCCAGAtgctcagaggagctgtgctgccttCTAGAGACTAAAGAGGTGAGTGTGGGGCAGGCACGGGAGCCTGGGGtctgctcttcccagcatcAGCTATCTCCACAGGCTGGGCATTATTTGGTTTTTAGCACGGAAACCTCTCTCAatcttttctgctgcatcttgtCTCGCTGGGaagtttttcttcatgtgcttaaaattcaaattaataatttctacattttctttcagcCCTATATAATGACGTTAGTTTGCACCCTGTAATGACCACAATTATACTCACTTTTCATGGATGTGCTTAGTATAATCTGTCCTTTTCTTCCTTGGGATTATTCCTCAACTTATTCCGTCTggtaggaaagaaaataaaagatccAATTTCATTTTAGTGTGCTGAAGTAAAATTCCCGCAGTGTGATACCTATccatctccctctcccccctcctccctgcctgtgaACTGGGAATTTTGGGGCCTCAGAGTTTGAAATGCTTTTGCCTGCAGGAAAGTTTAGCATGGAAGTTTGTAAATGGGATGGTTGTTGCTGCTTAAAGTGTGATCTGAGAGACTCATCCCAAAGGACACTTAGAGTGTCCTTCCTCATCTGGAGTTTTACAGCCACAGTCTTAGTGGTGGTTTTTCATCTCTGATTAATATTTGGGATGGGAATTCTATATCCATATGGAGGTGTTGGGAAACGTTTTGCAGCCCCCACTTGcagctctcctctccatgcCCTCCAGGTCTCGGTTCCCAGGCTAATCCTCACTTTTCCATCTGAGGTACCTTTTCTCCATATTTAGTCAGCAAAGGCTGAGCTTGGCTTCCAGATACTCTGAAATGTTGTGTCACTTACTAGGAGACTTGCTCCTTGCAACATCTTCTGCTTGGCTTTGGAGTTGCTTTTCCCTATAGATTTTCAAAATGGGCAGCTCAGCTGGACTAAAAATTCAGTGGGGAAAGGTCTTGCTTAATAAAGAAACCTGAGATTAAATTCCGGGCTTCTAAATCCGCTGCACAGTTTGTGTAGTCCTGAATTGTGTCCTGCAAGCTTCTTTCTCACCTAGAACTGGTCTCTTCAGGTGAGCTGATAATTAGAATTGATGCCTATCCCCATAAAGGAGGGAGAATTCAGGAAGGAAAACCCACATGGATCTCTCAGTTGCTGTTAAATAATGCTGGGCTGGAAAAGGTTGGTTCCACTGGCTGGAGCCAGCCTGAGGAAAGCTCCCTAAAATAGCCTCCTGCTCTATTCTTATATGGGAACCCTAGCAGCGAGTGTTGCTTCTGGGAATCACATTGTTCATGTTTTTGTCTTCTCCAGGGGGGTGAGGATCTGCAGAGAGCACaagagcacagccctgtgcacaCGGCAAACTGCACCCTTCCCCTCAGAGCAAGCCAGGAGCTGATGTAAATGAGCTTTAATTTGCAGCCCAGGACCTCGATTGATGAATGCTCCACACATGGAAAGCTCTGACTGACAGCCCAGATGCTGAGGATGGGGAGTGATGGGTATCTCAAACAAAATTGCTGAGCAGACGCAGCAGCAACCTCCACCCAGTCAGGTTTCTAAGCCAGTTTTAAGGCAGAATCAGGACTAATACTAGGCAATTCAAAGCATCAGTGATTTCCTCTCAGGAGAAACTTAAATTGGAGACCCCTTGGAATATTTACTTTCCTTAAATACACAACCTTTCCCAAAAGATGGAAATGATTTTAACCTGCAGCTCCAATATTTCTCATCACATAACCCTGGAAAGTGAGATAAACAGCCTCAGGTTTGCGTAGCCTCACTTGTGCACCCCAAGGAAAATGCAGAAGGAGTTAAATTTGACTTGGAACTGGAGAGAATCAACTGTGCTATACTGGTGAAAGCTTAGGAGCAAAGGTAGGTTTTCTAATATGTTTCTGCATCTTtctcattgctgctgctgctgcaatttTAAGACGTTCTTCAAAACTCTTTTCCCCAGCAAGGTCAGGCAAATGTTGCCTGTAGGACCTTCCAAGGACTGATCTTGTCACTGGTCCTGCCTGGAAAGGTGAAGTTCAGCGGACTCATATGGACATTGCCAGCCATGGCTTTCCTCCCTGGAAACTCCTCCGAGTGCTCCAACTGCACCCACTCCATGGAGCCCGTGAACATTCCCAAGGCCATCTTGCTGGGTGTTATTCTAGGGGGGCTGattgtttttggggttttgggtaATATCCTGGTTATCCTGTCTGTAGCCTGCCACAGACACCTCCAGAGTGTCACCCACTATTACATCATCAATCTGGCTGTAGCTGACCTCCTCCTGACTTCCACTGTCCTGCCCTTCTCAGCTACCATGGAGATTTTGGGCTACTGGGTCTTTGGGAGAATCTTCTGCAACATCTGGGCAGCCGTTGACGTGCTTTGCTGCACTGCTTCCATCATGAGCCTCTGCATCATCTCCATCGACCGATACATTGGGGTGAGCTACCCACTGAGGTACCCCAGCATAGTGACAGAGAGGAGGGgcctcctggccctgctgtgtgTCTGGGCACTGTCCCTGGTCATTTCCATTGGGCCCCTTTTCGGCTGGAAGGAGCCAGCCCCGAAGGATGAGACTATCTGCCAGATCACCGAGGAGCCCGGCTATGTCTTGTTCTCAGCACTGGGCTCCTTCTACCTCCCCCTGACCATCATCCTGGTGATGTACTGCCGGGTCTATGTGGTGGccaaaagggaaaacaaagggcTGACCTCTGGGCTGAAGACAGAGAAATCTCATTCCGAGGAGGTGACCCTCCGCATCCACCGCAAGAACGTACCCGGCGTGAGCGGCTCTGCGCCCAACCCCAAGAGCAAGCACCACTTCTCCGTGCGCCTGCTCAAGTtctccagggaaaagaaagctgCCAAGACCCTGGGAATAGTTGTGGGATGCTTCGTCCTCTGCTGGCTCCCATTTTTTGTAGTAATGCCTCTTGGTAAGTAGAGCCAACCCCTGTGTGTCTCCCAATGCCTTCCCGGCAGGGAGAGCTATACTTGTGGCTGGGTGTGGTAACGCTGATCAGAAAAGCTCCAAGGGAAcaattttctcctgaaaagctgtcaaaacccaaaacactcaCCACCACAAAGCAGGGAGCGTGAAAAAAACGTGAGTCTCAAATCAGACCAAACGTGTCTGGTGGTGAGAAACAAAATTCTGAAAACCAGGGAAACAATCTTGTAGTTTTTCCATGTAGAAAATCCTCTTTGTGAACTAGAGCAGATATTGTGAccatctctgctgcaggaacaggatCTTTAGGGGTCTGTATGTTTATGTTTGAAGCCAGGTGACTTAAACGTATAAATGTCAGGATATAAATACATTCAGGGTTGGAGTAGCTGTTCACAGATCTCCTGGAGTGCTCAGCACTGATGATTCCCactctaaggaaaaaaatatcagcttcCTATCAGGCAATTCACCCTGTGAGATACCATAACaccaaacaaaattaatctttttatcccatttttcaTATGACTAGTCAGGAGACAGCAGTGAGGATCCTTCCAACTAATTTTATACTTCTCTGGTTTGCATCTTTTCTGGGAACCCATTGAGCCCACTGGCCAAACACTGGCTCAGCCACCATGCTGGAGATGAATATTTATTCTCCAGTTGTCATTCCAAAGGGGAGCAAAGCTGGGGATTTGTTCTGCTTTGATGGAACATAAAGAAGTAAttagaattttaattaaacCTTGCTCAGTTACCTTTGATGCAGTTGCAGGATGTAAAAGCAGAATACTAATTTCACACCTATAGCTGAGGGTGAGGGATGTGGCTCATCTCACTGAGCTGCACTCTGCCATTAAATATTGGTTTTTCAAACACGGAAACTAAAATTTATGACTTGGTCAATTTCAGGGCTTTTCTTATGGAAAGGGCTTATGCtgtacaggaaaaataaagtaagatTTTATGGAAGCTTTAGTAAGTAAGACAATATGGacaattaaggaaaaaacagccttacctaaacatgaaaataaatatttggggggttttctttttttttttccctgttttttcaaccttataaataacttttttttcaattaaccTGTATTGGTTTTACCAAGATTTATCAAGACACACAAAAACCTGTTGCTAatgagaaaaccccaaaaattcacagttttttcctcttggtcAATACTGGGAAGTGCTGGATTGGAACTGTTTCCTAAGGAGGAGCCCTGAAGGGCCTGGCTCGTGCTGGCCAGGATGTCAGCACGTTGGAATGCTGCTTGCCAAGATGACTGAAACATACCCAAGAAGGGTTTGGGAGAATGCATTAAACACACTTTTCATCTGCAAATGTGGTTGCCCACACAGAGCTGTTGTTAATTAATTTGCTTTGGATTTAAGAAATCTTCTGGGCTCCAGAATGGCTTTGCATCTTCCTTTGATCCCTTGTAAGGAAACTCTGGAGGTTTGTTTCCCTAATTTTGGGGGGTTACTgggttatttttaaagcatatatAATAGGGCTTTCAAAACctatttgctgcttttgtttaaagacaaaaaaactgATTAAACAGAGAAGTGGCACGAAAAAAAAGTCCTCAGAAAAGCCAAGGACACACATCTTGATGCAGAGCACTTTCAGGTCTGTCCTGCAGCCAGGTCCAGTTGGGATAGGGAAGGGAAGTGATCCTGGCAGGATCTTGTAGCAGGGATCTGACTTTCCAGATGTATAAAATCCTCCTTGTTGAAACCCTGGTGGAGCTCACTGCATGCCTGGCTGGGCAAC from Corvus moneduloides isolate bCorMon1 chromosome 27, bCorMon1.pri, whole genome shotgun sequence includes the following:
- the ADRA1A gene encoding alpha-1A adrenergic receptor; amino-acid sequence: MAFLPGNSSECSNCTHSMEPVNIPKAILLGVILGGLIVFGVLGNILVILSVACHRHLQSVTHYYIINLAVADLLLTSTVLPFSATMEILGYWVFGRIFCNIWAAVDVLCCTASIMSLCIISIDRYIGVSYPLRYPSIVTERRGLLALLCVWALSLVISIGPLFGWKEPAPKDETICQITEEPGYVLFSALGSFYLPLTIILVMYCRVYVVAKRENKGLTSGLKTEKSHSEEVTLRIHRKNVPGVSGSAPNPKSKHHFSVRLLKFSREKKAAKTLGIVVGCFVLCWLPFFVVMPLGSFFPAIKPPDTLFKITFWLGYLNSCINPIIYPCSSQEFQKAFQNVLKAQCLLRKQPAKKQTPSFNLNHPSGQSMESGKGVVRIPVGSGETFYKTSKSDGVCEWKIFSAVQGVPAKTAVSKDCTAAKAKSKGFLQECCCAGASGSLVHENCKVPTIKIHSISLSESGEDV